A single region of the Acidobacteriota bacterium genome encodes:
- a CDS encoding SUMF1/EgtB/PvdO family nonheme iron enzyme → MNTVHRQSTIFLFLAFLLVQCSAVTLAPPGEVFSDLLSSGEPGPEMVVLPAGEFLMGCFGTPMLPDAECHGREEPLRRVKIPRPFAVSKHEVTFEDYDRFTGAMERADDDGWGRGRRPAINVSWPEAQAYVDWLSRETGKTYRLLSETEWEYAARAGSSARLDWGDNQANCGNCGSRWDGEQTAPVGSFPANPWGLHDMLGNVQEWVQDCWNPNFAGAPPDSAAWVEGDCERRVMRGGSWLDGASSRAGDPRRTPVRNRWPASSGVQIIGFRVARTLGR, encoded by the coding sequence ACACGGTTCACCGGCAATCGACGATCTTCCTGTTCCTGGCGTTTCTGCTGGTCCAATGCAGCGCGGTGACGCTGGCGCCACCCGGCGAGGTCTTCTCGGACCTGCTCAGTTCCGGGGAGCCCGGTCCCGAGATGGTGGTCCTGCCCGCAGGAGAGTTCCTGATGGGCTGCTTCGGCACTCCCATGCTGCCGGACGCGGAGTGCCACGGCCGCGAGGAACCGCTGCGCAGAGTGAAGATCCCGCGCCCGTTCGCCGTATCGAAACACGAAGTGACGTTCGAGGACTACGACCGCTTCACCGGCGCGATGGAGCGGGCCGATGATGACGGATGGGGCCGCGGTCGCCGTCCGGCGATCAACGTATCGTGGCCGGAGGCCCAGGCCTACGTGGACTGGCTGTCCCGCGAGACCGGCAAGACCTACCGTCTGTTGAGCGAGACGGAGTGGGAGTACGCAGCCCGCGCGGGCTCCTCGGCGAGGCTGGATTGGGGCGATAACCAAGCGAACTGTGGGAACTGTGGCAGCCGCTGGGATGGGGAACAAACCGCACCGGTGGGCTCCTTCCCGGCCAATCCCTGGGGCCTTCATGACATGCTGGGCAACGTACAGGAATGGGTGCAGGACTGCTGGAACCCCAACTTTGCCGGCGCGCCGCCCGACAGTGCGGCGTGGGTCGAAGGAGACTGCGAACGACGTGTCATGCGCGGCGGAAGCTGGCTGGATGGCGCAAGCTCGCGAGCAGGGGATCCAAGAAGGACCCCGGTTCGAAACCGTTGGCCCGCGTCGTCGGGGGTGCAGATCATCGGGTTCCGCGTCGCCCGAACGCTCGGCCGCTGA
- a CDS encoding carboxypeptidase-like regulatory domain-containing protein, with translation MKWSPVLTILGVLVVGAVVSATPVASQAPPEPGRILVLGAAGEPAGGATVTVLRPATERVAAVGAVTPASSAQGPSPTEAILLRTATTAEGVVEDPLPLLRGLTLIVDHPAHLPFLGSYPNEAPPGVIRLQSGRTAKGVVRQGEGGNTVVGARVCAFWRNPDAVGSFGPTERCVDSGERGLFELAGLPAGSLQATAKAPGFETDARTIEQDRRPSRVVFELVARDEPAEEAEVEAAVAGEVRVDLVGAAGEPIPNFTMWAFGVGQRASAPHAVEAADGPVSVPIHAYFAGATTIDVAFEADDYLRSALIRVAPVPGGEVDLGLVALDRGAVVQGRLFDAVGAEPVAGCLIELLLAGEGPAIQAARMTEQHLATSDTDGEYQVGGLEAGRYHLRVQCPGVPITDRFLVLGTNEMADQGESWLHPGRRAAVRVEALGGGSVRLLDRFREIASPIVEAPLQSPAQAGDGERGDDETSARAEFLAAPGTYRLQVADETGQLAVSQEITIEEGPADVQTMDLRLPMRTIRSVLVLDGRPVSGGTVRFGSVLDASRSSGKFGVVFQTAAGEIQRLFGFGAGPRRLSAEVAPDGSFVLEKAPADLLWMTWYPGDGSYVGRLWPADPLVQADLSGVRVTGQLFDETGAPAAGQVSLLGDLGRIVAYAEAGDDGRFELPPAPPGAYRLKADAGLSSTLMNRGSTGLTGSVTQDLLLGTDPPLHQLLRISEAAAGSVEVELQHSDGRPAGGAWLHLVNPSGDVVGTGLATEAGNFANRQVPAGEVSVVWNDVAACTGGVGLTVEEDRTARVRESLPMGRLLELRCRAADCAGEPLSFLSVTTASGAEIASHLTGAGEGVRFSDSGRLGLGCVTPGSYEVSFWAAGRRWGAEVNVSSSGPAEEPVVVNGREAGP, from the coding sequence ATGAAGTGGTCCCCTGTTCTCACGATCCTCGGCGTGCTCGTTGTTGGCGCCGTCGTCTCCGCGACCCCGGTTGCTTCCCAGGCGCCGCCGGAGCCAGGCCGGATTCTCGTCCTTGGAGCGGCAGGCGAACCCGCAGGCGGCGCCACGGTGACGGTTCTTCGGCCCGCGACAGAACGGGTTGCCGCTGTCGGAGCGGTCACGCCTGCGTCGTCGGCCCAGGGCCCTTCCCCGACGGAAGCGATCCTGCTGCGGACGGCGACGACGGCGGAGGGCGTCGTCGAGGATCCCCTGCCCCTGCTTCGCGGCCTGACCCTGATCGTGGACCATCCCGCGCACCTGCCGTTCCTTGGCTCGTATCCCAACGAGGCGCCGCCCGGCGTGATCCGGCTTCAATCGGGGCGCACCGCGAAAGGAGTCGTCCGCCAGGGCGAGGGCGGGAACACGGTAGTCGGAGCGCGGGTCTGTGCGTTTTGGCGGAACCCGGATGCGGTCGGCTCGTTCGGCCCGACGGAGCGATGCGTCGACAGCGGCGAACGCGGTCTCTTCGAGCTTGCCGGGCTGCCGGCGGGGAGCCTTCAGGCGACGGCTAAGGCGCCCGGTTTCGAGACGGACGCCCGCACCATCGAGCAGGACCGGCGGCCTTCTCGCGTCGTCTTCGAGCTGGTGGCCAGGGACGAGCCGGCCGAAGAGGCGGAGGTCGAGGCGGCGGTGGCCGGTGAAGTTCGGGTGGACCTCGTCGGCGCTGCCGGTGAGCCGATCCCGAACTTCACGATGTGGGCGTTCGGAGTCGGGCAGAGGGCAAGTGCCCCACACGCCGTCGAGGCCGCGGACGGCCCGGTGTCGGTACCGATTCACGCCTACTTCGCGGGCGCGACCACGATCGACGTCGCGTTCGAGGCCGACGACTACCTGCGGTCGGCGCTCATCCGCGTTGCGCCGGTCCCGGGCGGCGAGGTCGACCTCGGTCTGGTCGCCCTCGACCGGGGGGCGGTCGTGCAGGGCCGGCTCTTCGACGCGGTGGGTGCCGAACCTGTCGCTGGCTGCCTGATCGAACTCCTGCTGGCGGGGGAGGGACCAGCCATCCAGGCTGCGCGAATGACGGAGCAGCATCTTGCAACATCCGATACAGACGGTGAGTACCAGGTGGGTGGACTCGAGGCGGGCCGCTACCATCTGCGTGTTCAGTGCCCTGGTGTCCCCATCACCGATCGGTTCCTCGTACTCGGCACGAACGAGATGGCGGACCAGGGCGAGTCATGGCTGCACCCGGGCCGCCGCGCTGCGGTCCGCGTAGAAGCTCTGGGCGGCGGCAGCGTTCGCTTGCTGGACCGTTTCCGTGAGATCGCGTCGCCGATCGTCGAGGCACCTTTGCAATCACCGGCTCAAGCCGGCGACGGGGAGCGGGGCGATGACGAGACGAGTGCGCGGGCTGAGTTCCTGGCGGCTCCCGGTACCTATCGCCTGCAGGTGGCGGACGAGACAGGTCAGCTTGCCGTCTCGCAGGAGATCACGATCGAGGAGGGTCCGGCGGACGTTCAGACGATGGATCTGCGGCTGCCCATGCGGACCATTCGCAGTGTGCTGGTCCTGGATGGGCGGCCGGTGTCAGGCGGTACCGTCCGGTTTGGCAGCGTCCTGGACGCGTCGCGGAGTTCCGGGAAGTTCGGGGTGGTTTTCCAGACCGCTGCGGGCGAGATTCAGCGTCTCTTCGGCTTCGGTGCAGGTCCGCGACGACTGTCTGCGGAAGTGGCTCCAGACGGTTCCTTCGTCCTCGAGAAGGCCCCGGCGGACCTGTTGTGGATGACCTGGTATCCGGGAGACGGGAGCTACGTCGGACGTCTGTGGCCGGCGGATCCGTTGGTCCAGGCCGACCTGAGCGGCGTCCGCGTCACGGGCCAGTTGTTCGACGAAACCGGGGCGCCGGCTGCGGGTCAGGTCTCCCTGCTTGGTGATCTGGGCAGGATCGTCGCCTACGCGGAAGCCGGTGACGACGGACGTTTCGAACTACCGCCCGCACCGCCGGGCGCGTATCGGCTCAAGGCCGATGCGGGCCTGTCATCGACGCTGATGAATCGAGGAAGTACTGGTCTCACTGGAAGCGTGACGCAGGATCTCCTGCTCGGGACCGACCCGCCGCTGCATCAGTTGCTGAGGATCAGCGAAGCGGCGGCGGGCAGTGTCGAGGTGGAACTACAGCACAGCGACGGCCGCCCCGCCGGGGGCGCCTGGCTGCACCTGGTGAACCCCTCAGGCGATGTGGTTGGTACCGGGCTCGCGACGGAGGCCGGCAACTTCGCGAATCGGCAAGTGCCCGCGGGCGAAGTGTCTGTTGTCTGGAACGATGTCGCCGCCTGTACCGGCGGCGTCGGCTTGACCGTGGAAGAGGACCGCACGGCCAGAGTGCGCGAATCGCTGCCGATGGGTCGGCTTCTCGAACTCCGGTGCCGTGCTGCCGACTGCGCGGGCGAGCCGCTCTCCTTCCTCAGCGTCACAACCGCGTCGGGCGCCGAGATCGCGAGCCACCTCACGGGTGCCGGCGAGGGCGTCCGCTTCTCCGACTCCGGCCGTCTCGGACTCGGCTGCGTGACTCCCGGCTCCTACGAGGTTTCCTTCTGGGCGGCTGGCCGCCGCTGGGGCGCGGAGGTGAATGTGAGCAGCAGTGGGCCCGCGGAGGAGCCGGTGGTCGTGAACGGCCGGGAGGCCGGTCCGTAA
- a CDS encoding carboxypeptidase-like regulatory domain-containing protein: MRLSAVLACLAILQPLGVPGAAQPTPTPTPGALVVLGADGQLVADASVTVIQPSRAGLSPVDAFLVRSETEENGVVEGAVPRLRGLTVIVDHPAHQPFVAAYANRPPPEVIRLQPGRTAKGFVREAGGGLGVAGASVCASWRDPSLPEWFGTLRRCTDSGERGAYELPGLAAGNLQATAEAPGFETDARTIEQGRRTPRVEFELVASEQSVDEAPPAPTSAGAVLVELVGAAGEPIRNFTMRTNGVGRMAGSSHGVEDAEGPVVVPIRASFAGDAAVDLSFRAENYLESPLVRVAPIPGGEIELGLIALESGAVVQGRLFDAVGAEPAAGCVVELLYPGPGAIAALMMSKRHLTVSDAEGRYLIGGLRAGRYHLRLQCPGAPVTDRLVVLGKGELADQGESWLNTGRPVAVRVRGLEAGMARLLDRFREIESPIVETALRSSSEAGAGRSGDEDSTVQAEFLAVPGLYRLEIVDGAGRLRVSQEIGIEEGPADVQTVDVSLATRTIRSMLALDGRPATGGTVSFGSVFEPSRSTFKIQLSSQRRGGAQQSRMLGVGSPPVRATVGTDGSFEVDGVADDLLWMTWYAGDGSYLGRLWPADPVPRMDLTGVRVTGSLLDVNGTPVGGQVSLIGDLSRVVAFAEAGDDGRFVLPPVPPGSYRLKGSAGVSPSRAREGRSSLAGTAVQDLVITTEPPVHQFLRVEEAEPGVLEVELRRADGSPAGGIWLNFVNAAGDVVGGGLASAGGQRTRSVPTGEVNVVWNDAAACAGSVGLNVEANRTSTLRESLPVGRLLELRCPAADCAGEPLSFLSVTTESGAEIASHLTGAGEAVRFSESGRLGLGCVTPGSYDVSFWAAGRRWGAEFRVSSRGAPEEPVIVNGLEAGL; the protein is encoded by the coding sequence ATGCGATTGAGTGCCGTTCTCGCCTGCCTTGCCATCCTTCAACCGCTTGGTGTGCCGGGGGCGGCACAGCCGACGCCAACGCCCACTCCGGGCGCGCTCGTCGTGCTGGGAGCGGACGGCCAGCTGGTCGCCGACGCTTCGGTGACGGTGATCCAGCCGAGCCGCGCCGGCCTGTCGCCGGTGGACGCGTTCCTGGTGCGCAGCGAAACGGAGGAGAACGGCGTCGTCGAAGGCGCCGTGCCTCGGTTGCGCGGGCTGACGGTGATCGTCGATCATCCGGCGCACCAGCCGTTCGTGGCCGCGTACGCGAACCGGCCGCCACCGGAGGTGATCCGGTTGCAGCCGGGGCGGACGGCGAAGGGCTTCGTACGTGAAGCCGGCGGTGGCCTCGGGGTGGCCGGAGCGAGCGTCTGCGCGTCCTGGCGCGACCCGAGCCTTCCCGAGTGGTTCGGAACCCTGCGCCGCTGCACGGACAGCGGCGAGCGGGGCGCGTACGAGCTTCCGGGCCTGGCGGCCGGGAACCTCCAGGCGACGGCGGAGGCACCCGGTTTCGAGACGGACGCCCGCACGATCGAGCAGGGCCGGCGGACCCCGCGCGTCGAGTTCGAACTCGTCGCCAGTGAGCAGTCGGTTGATGAGGCGCCGCCGGCGCCGACCTCGGCCGGCGCGGTCCTCGTCGAACTCGTCGGCGCCGCCGGTGAACCGATCCGGAACTTCACGATGCGGACGAACGGGGTGGGCCGGATGGCCGGCTCCTCGCACGGTGTCGAGGATGCCGAGGGTCCGGTGGTGGTTCCGATCCGCGCTTCGTTCGCGGGCGATGCCGCGGTCGACCTTTCGTTCCGGGCGGAGAACTACCTGGAGTCTCCGCTCGTCCGCGTCGCGCCGATCCCCGGCGGTGAGATCGAACTCGGCCTGATCGCCCTCGAGTCAGGGGCAGTCGTGCAGGGGCGGCTCTTCGACGCGGTGGGGGCGGAACCCGCCGCCGGCTGTGTGGTCGAGCTCCTCTATCCGGGCCCGGGCGCCATTGCGGCCCTGATGATGAGCAAACGCCACCTGACGGTGTCCGATGCCGAAGGTCGGTACCTGATCGGCGGCCTCCGGGCGGGCCGCTATCACCTGCGGCTGCAATGCCCGGGGGCGCCGGTCACGGATCGGCTGGTCGTGCTGGGCAAGGGCGAACTGGCCGACCAGGGTGAGTCCTGGTTGAACACCGGCCGGCCGGTCGCCGTGCGTGTCCGGGGTCTGGAGGCGGGGATGGCTCGCCTGCTGGATCGGTTCCGGGAGATCGAGAGCCCGATCGTGGAGACGGCGCTGCGGTCGTCGTCAGAGGCCGGGGCAGGCCGAAGTGGCGATGAGGACTCGACGGTGCAAGCGGAGTTCCTGGCGGTTCCCGGCCTCTACAGGCTGGAGATCGTCGACGGTGCCGGCCGCCTCCGCGTGTCGCAGGAGATCGGGATCGAGGAGGGGCCGGCCGACGTGCAGACGGTCGACGTGTCGCTTGCGACCCGAACGATCCGCAGCATGCTGGCATTGGACGGTCGCCCGGCGACGGGCGGCACCGTTTCCTTCGGCAGCGTCTTCGAGCCATCCCGGAGCACCTTCAAGATCCAGCTCTCCTCGCAGCGCCGTGGCGGCGCCCAACAGAGCCGCATGCTGGGCGTGGGAAGCCCGCCGGTGCGCGCCACGGTTGGCACGGACGGCTCGTTCGAGGTCGACGGCGTTGCCGACGACCTGCTGTGGATGACCTGGTACGCCGGCGACGGCAGCTACCTCGGGCGGCTATGGCCGGCCGACCCGGTCCCGCGAATGGACCTCACCGGTGTTCGGGTGACCGGCTCGCTGCTCGACGTGAACGGCACGCCGGTCGGCGGCCAGGTTTCCCTGATCGGAGACCTGAGCCGCGTCGTCGCCTTCGCGGAGGCTGGCGACGACGGCCGCTTCGTGCTGCCGCCGGTTCCACCGGGAAGCTACCGGCTCAAGGGAAGCGCCGGCGTGTCCCCGAGCCGTGCTCGGGAGGGCAGGAGCAGCCTGGCGGGAACGGCGGTCCAGGATCTCGTCATCACCACCGAGCCGCCGGTTCACCAGTTCCTGCGTGTGGAGGAGGCGGAGCCCGGCGTTCTCGAAGTGGAGCTAAGACGGGCCGACGGCAGTCCGGCTGGTGGCATCTGGCTCAACTTCGTCAATGCGGCGGGCGACGTCGTCGGCGGCGGTCTCGCATCGGCCGGCGGGCAGAGAACCCGGAGTGTGCCCACCGGGGAGGTGAACGTGGTCTGGAACGACGCCGCCGCCTGCGCCGGCAGCGTCGGATTGAACGTTGAGGCGAATCGCACGTCGACGCTGCGGGAGTCGCTGCCGGTGGGCCGTTTGCTCGAACTCCGGTGCCCGGCCGCCGACTGCGCCGGCGAGCCGCTCTCCTTCCTCAGCGTGACGACCGAGTCCGGCGCCGAGATCGCGAGCCACCTGACAGGCGCCGGTGAGGCCGTGCGGTTCTCCGAGTCCGGACGGCTCGGCCTCGGCTGCGTGACGCCGGGCTCGTACGACGTCTCGTTCTGGGCTGCCGGTCGCCGCTGGGGCGCGGAGTTCAGAGTGAGCAGCAGAGGGGCTCCGGAGGAGCCGGTGATCGTCAACGGCCTGGAGGCTGGGCTGTAG